Proteins from a genomic interval of Anatilimnocola floriformis:
- the dnaX gene encoding DNA polymerase III subunit gamma/tau, whose amino-acid sequence MALLPDDPAGDSSAADAGNYVVVARRYRPQDFQQLVGQPQVSQALGTAIHTNRVGHAYLFTGARGVGKTSTARIFAKALDCVKGPTTEPCGECDICQGIAAGSDVDVIEIDGASNRGIDEIRQLRSNVNVRPSRARYKIYIIDEVHMLTMQAFNALLKTLEEPPEHVKFIFCTTEADKIPITVLSRCQRFDFAPLQSQAIVERLAHICTQEGVSAEPQALQILARRANGSMRDSQSLLEQLLSFSGKALTAADVHRLLGTAQAGRLAAIAGALANRDAATALTLLDTAIREGVDAGQLAEQLLGYLRDAMAAHLGCSPDLFLTTEASDAAEMARLGEALGLDTLLAAAQILDQSLVRMKQSTQTRTLVEMALVRIARLEQLQSLPALIAQLQSGAPLAVPAVPSRPAYSPPPPAFAQPVPSASSAPVAHVSQSVGPPVSQPRAQPLPNPPPSAADQKKTADVTERDISPPVEAPSDIPWTNAVAQQIWSQAVEAIQDMTADYARKVVAIAISGPNRLVASFRKAYSHFKDQLERPERRQKLEQTLAEVAGRQIRVEFDLLPDEPQAAATTAKPQPTAARRRQRIKELERNLLVQQAIAVFDAEIVDVIDAPPAAEEPESSASDIPNPDP is encoded by the coding sequence ATGGCTCTGCTTCCTGACGATCCGGCAGGCGACTCTAGCGCCGCCGATGCTGGCAATTACGTCGTCGTTGCTCGTCGCTATCGCCCGCAGGACTTTCAGCAACTCGTCGGCCAGCCACAGGTCTCGCAGGCGCTGGGAACGGCGATTCATACGAACCGCGTTGGCCATGCTTATCTGTTCACCGGCGCTCGCGGAGTCGGCAAAACCAGCACCGCGCGGATTTTCGCCAAGGCCCTCGATTGCGTCAAAGGTCCGACGACAGAGCCCTGTGGCGAGTGCGACATTTGCCAGGGAATCGCGGCGGGAAGCGATGTGGATGTGATTGAAATCGACGGCGCGAGTAATCGCGGCATCGATGAAATCCGCCAGTTGCGATCGAACGTCAACGTTCGGCCGAGCCGGGCGCGGTACAAGATCTACATCATCGACGAAGTTCACATGCTCACGATGCAGGCGTTCAACGCGCTGCTGAAAACGCTCGAGGAACCGCCCGAGCATGTGAAGTTCATCTTCTGCACCACCGAAGCCGACAAGATCCCGATCACGGTACTGTCGCGCTGCCAGCGCTTCGACTTCGCGCCGTTGCAATCGCAGGCCATCGTCGAGCGACTTGCCCACATCTGCACGCAGGAAGGCGTGTCGGCAGAGCCGCAGGCCCTGCAGATCTTGGCGCGACGCGCCAACGGTTCGATGCGCGACAGCCAGTCGCTGCTCGAACAGCTCCTTTCGTTCAGCGGCAAAGCACTTACCGCAGCCGACGTGCATCGGTTGCTTGGCACGGCCCAAGCCGGACGCCTCGCGGCGATCGCCGGCGCGCTGGCCAATCGCGACGCGGCAACAGCGCTGACGTTGCTCGACACGGCGATTCGCGAAGGAGTCGATGCGGGACAATTGGCCGAGCAGTTGCTTGGTTACTTGCGCGACGCGATGGCGGCGCATCTCGGTTGTTCGCCCGATTTGTTTTTGACAACCGAAGCCAGCGATGCCGCCGAGATGGCTCGCCTCGGCGAAGCGCTCGGACTCGATACTCTATTGGCTGCAGCGCAGATCCTAGATCAGTCTCTCGTCCGGATGAAGCAAAGCACACAAACGCGCACGCTTGTCGAAATGGCCCTCGTGCGGATCGCCCGGCTCGAGCAGTTGCAATCGCTGCCGGCGCTCATCGCCCAATTGCAAAGTGGCGCTCCTCTTGCGGTCCCCGCAGTTCCGTCGCGACCGGCATATTCGCCGCCGCCTCCGGCTTTCGCGCAGCCAGTGCCCAGTGCAAGCAGCGCGCCAGTCGCGCACGTTTCGCAGTCAGTGGGACCGCCGGTCAGCCAACCCCGAGCTCAGCCACTGCCGAATCCGCCTCCAAGCGCCGCCGATCAAAAAAAAACGGCCGACGTAACTGAACGGGACATTTCGCCCCCAGTCGAAGCCCCCAGCGACATTCCTTGGACAAATGCGGTAGCCCAGCAGATCTGGTCGCAAGCCGTTGAAGCCATTCAAGATATGACGGCGGATTACGCCCGCAAAGTCGTCGCAATAGCAATTTCCGGGCCAAACAGACTAGTTGCGTCGTTTAGAAAAGCGTATAGTCATTTCAAGGATCAGCTAGAGCGTCCCGAGCGGCGGCAGAAGCTGGAACAAACGCTGGCTGAAGTCGCCGGTCGCCAAATTCGTGTGGAATTCGATTTATTGCCAGATGAGCCCCAAGCGGCGGCTACGACGGCGAAACCACAGCCCACGGCAGCGCGCCGCAGGCAACGAATTAAGGAATTGGAACGCAACTTGCTCGTCCAGCAGGCGATCGCCGTTTTTGATGCCGAGATTGTCGACGTCATCGACGCGCCGCCCGCCGCCGAGGAACCGGAGTCCTCAGCGTCCGACATTCCCAACCCTGATCCATAA